ATAGGGTAATGTAACCCGGCGGTGCGTCGGCGGCGGTCTGGCCCTGAGCCGGGTACCGAGCCTCCCACTCCGGTGGGAACCGGAAACCTCGAACAAATTGTTCAAATAGTCCGAGATCCCACTTGAGGACAGGAACCAGACCCTCCTCGGTAGAAACAGCCTCCTGGTGTTCTTCAGTCATTGTAACAGGAGTTTTTGAAGAAAACTTGAAGATCTGAAGAATtctcttgaagatttgaagaaatcttgAAGATTCAAAGAAACGAGAGGAAAGTAGAAAGCAAAGAAGAGAGAAGTGAGAACCGTCTCACATCTCTTcagatatatatacccatcgcatttaatgcgatgggtaagcGTGCCGTATTCGCCGCTAGGCTAACCAATGAGAGATTGCCACGTCAAGCGGAAAAGCAGGGGTGACgattaccacgcgcgcgtgggcctcactctcctgacacgaaGTGCAACCGTCGCAGTCGACATGATGACatccgtgccaggggtcaactcaaacATCGCACTCAACGACTTAACCTACCAACTTGCCAGAGTTCAAATTTCAAAGTTTCCCGCCATAAACTTACAAGTAACTTCAGGCAAAAGTTACCAGGGCCGCGCAAGCTAACACCGCCTCAGCAACACCTCGCACCCGATCAGATACCCAATGAACCACTTAGAACCTGCCTGGATAAGCTGCGCAGTTGAAAACAACAATTTTACAACGCGCCACACCAACCAAAATCAACAGAGCATTCCCCTTCTACTTTTatttttctaagtccagagctccaaccacttgcgttgcgcatggtgcagcactggactggggggacttgaaggggtatggtcccaaaaagccgcgcaaacctccgTGTGGTTGCGcttgagaccatactccttattttaATAAACCTCTTACTGAGAAGCTCGCGCGAGGCCTGGTCCTCAAGAAGCCCAGATAacagcacttagcataaaataAGGGAACACATGAGcatactaaccccgcgcgggttagttacATGCCCAACAAGAACCACACAAGAGGGAAGCGCGAGGCTACCtccagtggtacacaaggtacaagtggcagtgaaAAGAGCCAAAGAACGTCCAGCAGggtctggtcaatcgtgcgccacgatcgcctgacgagaagtacataaggacgcctacgtggcaccaatcaggggacggagacaactgtcccacgatctccacttgtctgctgatggcagaaagacagcagggccgacaacaatgacacgtggctccaatcaaggtgcgccggCACCaaagaacttctagaagccactaaacggtcGGCACCAGCAAGGCAAGGAGCATATCCGCTACGCTGTccatttccggcccaaggcccatcagcccatatcctcttacacctctccggctataaatagagacctcattccacaggttaaacattccattccattccctctactctcactcttagcacttaattactctcaaaacagtcgcttattctcacgccggagcctggttaagagggaaacccccacattcccctcttaacgagtaacggtgttctgttttgcaggatcacacatcaagtcggagctcaaatactcattagaagattaaccactatgataggaacataaaccaaactgattagtACCTTAATcagttcagtgtttcttcaatCGGTGAATGGTTTCACCAATCGGTGAACCATCCCGACCATAGTTTGGTGTTCGGTGATTGTGGAGAATCGGTGTATACTCACCGATCGATGGAGTGGATTGTTTGAGTGTAAAAtatataactcaaacaccctagagtgATTGAACCATACCCTCTGATTGAGTGTAAATTGAGTGTAAAATATATAACTCAAACATCCTAGAGTGATTGAACCATACCCTCTGATTGAGTGTAAAATGGGGAGTAGAATAGGGAGTTGACATGGCATGCTATTGTTGTGTAGAgaataactcaaacaccctagagtgATTGAACCATACCCTCCACCTTAAGAGTCAAGTTTTGTCATAGTTGTAGCAACAAAAATGGTCAAATTAAAGTTGACTAACATATTAAAATTAAGTTTTTAACCACCAACCATGTAGCTAAATATAGTTATACAAGTTAGTTGTTAATAAAATTGTAAACAAACTgaacgttcaacgaacagttcgtgaaccgttcggcggaaaattcgtttatgttcgttcatttagtttatgaatgaacacgaacaagataTTTTGTTCGACtaactaaatgaacgaacacgaacgtaAACTTTTGTTCGACATGTGTTCAcgaacatctacatttccttaacgaacgaacatgaacatggtctccttcgtgttcgttcggttcgtttacagcccacTTGTTAGTGAAGTTGTTAATTATAACTTTTAAAcctatttttatttaaaccttaataaTTAGTATAATATGTACATAGTGGAGGGTTCAATTGAGaataaattttttgtaagaaaaaATAAGAAGAAGTTTAATATTTGCATTTTACTTCATTTTACTTTCATTTActtatttaatatttgcatttaattttaatgtaaGGGTACATTTGtaaacttaggggctgtttggtagcctcttaatgaccattcagatgctatcTCTTAAtagtttaaaacctctgaatgaataagaggaaacctcaagtctgaatggttaagaggtaacctctgaatggtaaatcatcacatgtcacattcttctaccttcttaTTGGTAAAAtttttaatggttccattaagaggtagcattttaatgaccattcagaggctaccaaccAGCCCCTTACATAGACCATTAATTTCTAGTTTTTCCtatttaatagctaactacattaaagtTATAACTTATTTTcaagatatatattttttcaaaaaaataaaaaaaatttaatttagagtgtaggacaAATTACTAGGTGTCTAGGATAAATTGCgagttgtgtatgataaatttaaaTATGTATATGATAACTTTCGAAATGTGTAAGATAACTTTATATGTGTAGTAAAAAAATAATGTAGagaataatagtctttatgagtaATTAATTACTTAAAAATAGTAATAAATGAGATGAAAAAAATATtacttaatattttacaattgtaccatttgttctttttgttctcaattacatttttttctcaaatgaacctccccgaTAATGATTTAAGTTTTTCAATATATATTCATGTCAAATGTTAATACATATTTATGTCAAATGTTAATACATTCAGGTAAATATTTAACGACTTTAAACtcatttaaacttgttttgtaatttagttttttttaatttaattcgtTAATTGAAACGTTCAAGATAAAATCCAAAAATCAAAAAACTTgcataatattaattattatttgcTATGATACGGTTGTAAACATTTATATATTGGTTGACGAACATTTGTTGGTATTTCTAtctagtggcgaagcttgagatttccgacagatgggtcgaaaatgtatacatccaaaaatttctatagaaccagggggtcaaaaacgtatatacccaaaaatttctatacaaaaaccacatatattacactactgagcgaaaagttcggaaAGGTTCCCCGCGGCCCCCTTCTAACCTGCGCCGATGCTTGTATCTTATTTTATTCCGTTTGACATTTTAAGAACGTATATTGATTATAAAGATACTCTCAAACAGTATTACATATTAAAGTCAACGTAATTTTTATACGAACATATAAGCAAAAAAAGAATATGCCATGTATGAAAAAACCAGCTTTTGAAGATAAAGACCATTATTTGCATAACCGTCGACCACAAATATTTTAAGTCTTGTTTTCACACGATACACAAGAActctgaaaaaacaaaagaaTGTGCATTTATATTATTAATTGATGTTACATATTTATCTTTGATACATAAAAGTTAAACAACAAAATATGTTCGGTATAGAAACATAACGATTATCGAATCAAGGCTATTAATTTAAACTATCATAATTAATCTATTCACAATATTGTTCATGATAATCCTCCCATTTAATTTTGAATATACATTGTGCTGGCCAAGGATGTAGATGATCCGATGTAAATCCAAGTAGGTTTATGTTTGACTTGTTTGATTCATAGAGGTTAAGCTTACTATTACAGAGTCATTTCCCGAGGTCCTATGTGGCGCACCCAATTGCCTGGTTGTCAGCCAATCTGTCAATCTTATAACATGAGTCATTGGCTTTGTCATGTCTTGTACTTATTAGGAGAGTGGCAACATCGCTCAACCAGTGATGCATTTGTCATGTAAACATGACTGGACATGTACACCTTCTATTACCATTGAAGTGGTCCTTAATAAAGTCAGTAACCAAAACATTAAGGTACCAAATTTAGCAAATgtgattttcaaacattttagcCAGGAAATTATCTTTACTCTCTTGAATTTAAGTTTGAAATTTTGacaaggaaaaaaaaaaaaaaaaaaaaaaaccctttaaaTGTGATAAGGGAAATGAAAGTGAGAAAGTAAGAATTTGATTAGTTAGGGTTTCAATCCCCTGCGTGGGAATTTTGTCTGAtcgtaaaaaaaaaactttcatcTGTTGTATTTCTGTTTTGTGACGGCTGTTGTCTAGTCTCGGATTAGCGACTGGTGTAAATGCAGCCCTATTTATGCATATACAGTCACAAATCTTTTAAAGGTCCATGATTCCTCAGGTCTCGATGATCAAGCAAAGAAGATTCTAAAAGGTATCGGGATGGCTTCCTGTTGGTGCTTGTGGAACACGCGTAACAAGAAGAGATTTGATAACACGAAGTGAAAGCTAAGAAGATCGTTCAGGATATTAAATCGTTGGGTTTCCTTTGGTATAAAACTAGATCTAAGAATGGTGTTGTTAGTTGGGAGTATTGGTGTAATTTTGATTTCTTGTAATCTGGCTATTGTTCCCGTTTCGGGTGACCTTGTGAATAatatacttttcaaaaaaaaaaaaaatcttgacataagtaaaaaaatctcATTCATATCGTATTCTTGACTATTGCAGTATATGATAATTGACATAAAATTTGTACTTGCTTTTAGAGTTAAAATCTTATTTCATCTATATGGTGGCCTGGTCATTTTAGCTAAGTTTGGTATAATCACCAAACCTTCAAGTGAGGGGTGCATATGTGTCAATTTTAGCCTAAAACCATAATAATAACCGATATATCGGTTAGTGGATAACCATAATCATAACTAATCAGTTATGAAAGCGTGAATTTGACTCTAGCTCAAAACACTATAATTAGGCATTATCTGCCCTGAAAGTTAGGGTATAAAATCTTTTGACCATGGAATAAATTATTATtagaaatttatatatatatatattagtagtATATTACATAATATTAACaaaaactaaatataatttataacatTAAAAAATACACATAATCGGTACGGTTATGGGGCTGCGATTACACTAGAAGGTATTAAGGTATTAATAGTTGTAGATTAAAATGATTATTTGAATCAATTAAACCACAAAGATTAAAATCgtatttaacttttttatttttttttattttatgggTTTACATGTCATGTGTTGACGTGTTGTTACTTGTTAGGGCGGGCCTGGGCTGGCGACCCAAACTCAAAATTGACCCAGTAACGTATAATTACTAGCAATCCATCCCAAGGGTTAACAAGTCTCACACTCCCACCTGCGTTTATATTTGTGTGTGTAAAACCACCGTGCTGTGTGTGTCCAAAGCCGTGATTGATCAAAGTATCTCTCGATTGATTGATTGTTGGTGTACTCATCAGTGCCAAACGCCCAAACTTAGTGTTTCCTGCTGCGCCGATTGATATTACCTTCTCTGTCAACCCATTGGCACTTTCACATCCGgtaagtgtttgatgaaatgtctcaATGAGTAATTGTTTTGATTTTATCAAAGGGCTCTTGTATCTGTCTTTTTAAGCCACTTTGTTTGATGATTCTTGTTGAGATTAGTCATTTTGAAGTGAAATTCTTGATGGGTATGTAAGAAACCTTGGAGATACTTTGCTATTTTCATCTTTATTTGGTTAATTAACACGCATTCGGATCTTTTTCTTGTGAATCGTTAGGAGTTGGAAGGTACCTGCTTGAATATTTTGTTATAAACCTGTTGTCAACAGTTTTCATGTATAAAGTGTTATTATGTTTTGATTTGGTTattgtgttttttatttattttgatttggcttataatttttttgatttggttattgtttttttaatttggtgtaaacaaaatcatatactttttatacttttaaaataaattgttttagggtgtacctattggcacaccaataTGCCTGTATGCACactaaaaaaatggttttttgtcctatatgcacaccctgcagtgtcgaactgtggccaaatagtggcgttttggtccggtcaaccagacaacgactgacgggtgtctgacgggtctgttgaccagaccaaaacgccgagctttggccgcgttttggtcctgtcaaccagacacccggtcagtcttttgtctgtttgaccggaccaaaacgcggccaaagctcggcgttttggtccgttCAACAGagccgtcagacacccgtcagtctttgtctggttaaccggaccaaaacgccgcacTTTGACCACAactcgacactgcagggtgtgcatataagACAAAAAACCACTTTTTGAGGTgactatctacacaccaagtgtgtagatAGTTTGAGCCTTGTTTTAACTGGTCTGTTATACCTGACCCGACCCGTCTGTTTCATCAGATAGTGAAGTATAAGAATGTGTTACATTTTACCATAATATGTGATTATTAAACCGTGCATAACAGCCGTTAATCTCTTACAGGGGTGTTGGATGATCACTATGTTCAATTACAGTCGAACCGTTCTTGTGCGAAGAGCCTTACAGTCAACACGGTGGTCAAACATGAACACCATATCAAATCCTGTTCGTTTCAATCACACTAACTCAACTTCATTATCAATATGGAGGAGAAAGAAGGAGATGGGAAAAGAAGGTTTGATTATTGCCAAAGAGCTCAAGAGACTTGAATCCAATCCCGTTCGACTCGACCGTTACATCAAGTCAAATGTTTCTCGCCTTCTCAAATCCGACCTCGTCTCTGTTCTTTTTGAATTTCAAAGACAAGACCTCGTCTTTCTATCCATGAAGGTACGTGTTAATGTTCACGTCTACGATGGCAATATAGCTTTATTTTGTAAATATTTATTCATTTCTTAAATTGTTAACTGTCATTTTTGCCcctgtggtttgtccaattatgccAGTCCAGGCCAAATTTCAAATGGGTGTACCATTTATGTCCCTGGCATTTTTGAAACATGCTAGTTTCGTCCAAAAACTTAACGTCTGTTAAAACTTGCCGTTTAGTGAAGGGTAAAAACGTCATTTTCGTGTGCAATCATTTTCCTTTTTTTGATTTGGGAAATTAAAACGGGTGGGATTTTAATAGGGTTTGAGAAAAAAGGAAAATAACGTTTTTACCCTTCATTAAACGGCAGGTTTTAATAGAAGTTAAGTTTTTGGATGGAACCAGCAGGTTTTAAGAAtgtcagggactaaaatggtacaaatttgaaattcagccacatggacgaaaatggcagttaactctttctTAAGTATCGTTGATTAAGTTTCATTGTGCAGTTATATGAGGTGGTGCGGAAAGAGATATGGTACCGGCCCGATATGTTCTTTTACCGAGACATGCTTATGATGCTAGCTAGAAATAAAAAGGTGGACGAGGTGAAGCGGGTATGGCAAGATTTAAAGAACGAAGAGGTGCATTTTGATCAGCATACATTTGGGGACATTATTAGGTCGTTTTTGGATAGTGGGTTGCCGTCGGAAGCGATGTTTATATACGATGAAATGAGACGGGCTCCTGATCCGCCGTTGTCATTGCCTTATCGGGTCATCATGAAAGGGCTTCTACCATATCCGGAACTTAGGGAAAAGGTGAAACATGATTTTTTGGAAGTTTTTCCTGAAATGATCATTTATGATCCGCCCCAAGACCTGTTTGAAGACGATTATTCATCTAGCAGCGAATGCAACAACTAAATCGAGGTTGTAAGTTGCAGCACCCTTTCGTTGAACATATTATCTCCATGGATACCAGGACTGGCTTAAATTCCTCAACGGTTACCGCCCAAGGGAAAGATGAAGTCCAAATACAAGTGGGCTCCCTCTGGCCCGCTCAGTATTAGCCCATCATAGGACTTAAAAGAAGTCCAAACGAGTTGGACCAGTCCATTGCTACTACTGTCAATCATGGAGCCCATATTCAAGCCATAATGTTCCAGTCAAAACCTTTTGTTGTTGTTACTCCTTGATTCCTAATATATTGACCTGTTTTATTTTGATTCATCTTGTTTTGATGTCATTAGGCTTAGGGTGTAAGCGAGCCAAGCCCAAGCCTGACTATGCTCGAGCTCAgctcgtcatgtttttatgaagctcgagcttggctcgaaaGTAAAATCCAAAAGCTTGAGTTTGGCTCTGCTCGAGGTAATTTGAGAACAGTTTTAAATGAGCTAAAAGTTTGGCTTGATCTCGTCTCGATAGCTTAAACAAGCCAAAGCTTGACTCGCCAATGTTAAATAGTAggtatattatatataaaaaaataatagaaTATTTGTTtcggctcgtttaggctcgcgtaAATGAGCTTTGTATCTAAAGCTTGAGCTCGGGCTCGTAAACGAGCTTTGTAtgtgaagctcgagctcgggctcttGAGCCGCTCCACCTTGTTTACACCCCTTTTTGAACATTTTTACAATGTTCTGACCTGTTACGGACATGGCAATCGGAAACAACTCGTTAGCATCGAATGCAGTAGCATCTAAAAAGCCAATCTTATTATGTTTATAGCCATCTAATACAAGACCTTACAAGTTTGACTTGAATCACCAGAAGTCAACTTATTTACTTTCAAGGTTCAAACCACCAACTACATACTCTATATCTATAACATCACATAAACTTGACTTTCTAAACATTAAAACTAAACCTCTCCATTATTGATGAATTCGGAGATGACGATTATTATTCATAAGCAACCACCAACACGAACAATGCCGGTTCTATAAACCCCTACTCAATGACcactttctgaaaacttttcgaTACGTTTTTTAGTGAATGCATCTCCGAAGCAGCGGAAAGACCCTGCAGCATTCTCAGGATCTCGGTTGTGTCTTCAAGAAAGTATCTGGCTTTACTCGGTTTTCTGCCAACTGTGCAAGCGAAAACTTCAGCTACCGGAGAAAGAGCGGGACCCGACACTGCTCGTGTGATTGCTTCAAACATGTCCTCGTCTGACTTGTCATCCCCTATGCAAAGCACGAAATCTGGTAGCATTCCTCTTTGTTTCATTGTCGTCAAAAGACGATCTGCAACAAGCCCTTTGTTGATCCCCTGTTAAATAAAAGAAACAACAAAGATGTTActttgacttttgaggtcaaagGTATTTATTATAGATATTTTGAACTTTTTTGTAATTAGTGTGTTAAATATAATTACACGAAATCATATAACATGAAAACAGTCTAATTATCTAAaaataggggtgttcaaaaagctCGAGGCTCGCTCGGAAAAGGCTCATCGCCTCATCTTCTTTTCGAGCCGAGCTGAGCCAACTCGTTTTGTAATCGAATCGAGCTCGAGCCAGGGTTCTCGGCTCGTGGCTCGACGCTGCTCGAAAAAAAAAACTCGTTTTGTTTTCGAGCCAAGCTGAGCCAACGTGTTTTGTAATCAAGTCGAGCTCGAGCCAGGGTTCTCGGCTCGTGGCTCGAGGCTGCTCGAAAAAAAACTCGTTTTGTTTTCGAGCCGAGCTGAGCCAACGCGTTTTGTAATCAAGTCGAGCTCGAGCCAGGGGTTCTCGGCTCGTGACTCGACTCAAGGATTGACTCAGTGACTCGTATGCATGTATATTTCAGAAATTatgttaattttttaatttttgtttgttattttataatatttgtaaaaaaactaattaaaaaaaggtaaaaaaaattaacgagCCGGAGTTCGAGCTAGACTTTTCAGCTCGAAAAAATTAACGAGCCGAGCCAAGCCAGCTCATTTAAGTTCAAGCTCGAGCCCACCAAATGAATATATACTAACTTGAGGTTTAACTTCAACTATGTTGTGCCCGCTCTTGACCGTAACGGGCTCGTTAGCAAGAACACTTTCCAAATGATCCAAAAGCTCCTTAGCTTGACATGAACCAAAGTCCGGATCGGCATACTGATAATTCCAAACAAGTCCACTCTCTTTAGCCTCAATGGCGGAACCGTCTGTTGTTTCGGTATACAACTTCATCACTGGCTCTGCAATCTGTTTCCAGTAAAAATCCGGCACCGCGATACATGTTTCCCATTCTGAATTCTTACTTTCCCTGCCCAAAAAACGAACAATCGCGAAAACAAACTAAAAAACCGAACTCAGTTAAAGAGGTAAACGTAAAGATTTGTACCTTAGAAAGTAACCATGCTCAGCTGCAACACCCAATTCGTCGCACGACGAAAACCATTTGGTCAACGTAGCCCGATCCTTCCCGCTAACGACAAAAACGACGTTTTTCGGGTCTCGACACAAACTATTCACTGTTCTTATAACTTCCAAACTCGGGCCCGTACTGATTGAATTCTGCAGTGTCATAGTACCATCATAATCCAACAAAATCGCGCGTTTTTTTGTCCGTTTGTAAGCCGAAACAATATGTTCGATCGAAAGCTTCCGGAAGTTCGGATCCAACGCAACAACCCGGAACCCTAACCCAAACCCGATACCCCAACATCTTCTCCTTACATGATCTCGGCAGGATCGTTCAAGATCTTGCCAAAAGCTACGGGCCCAATACGCAACATCATGAGTACTAACATATCTATAATGTTTTTCATGCCTCATTTGTTTTTCGGGTTCTGCAAAACCTAATGCGGAATCCATAGCTTCGGCCACTGCGTCAATATTCCACGGGTTGACCCGGATGGCCCCGCTTAGAGACGGTGAGCAACCGATGAATTCCGAGACAACTAACATACTCTTTTTCGGAATTGCCGGGTTTACCCCTAAAGCTTCGTTAAGCTTATCGTTTCCCTGTCTACTTATAACATACTCATAAGGTATTAAATTCATTCCGTCTCTAACCGCTGTAACAAGACAACACTCGGAGATCACATAGTACGCAATCCTCTCGTAAAACTGAAGCGGGCTGTCAATCAAGATCACGGGCTCGTAACCAGGCTGACCGAATTTTTTATTAATTCTTTCTCTAGTGGTATGAGTCTCGGACTGGACCTCAAGTACATCCCGACCTCGACCTCGAGCCGGATTCGCAACTTGAACCAAAACCACCTTACCCCGTTTATCCGGATGCTGCATCAGCAAATTCTCGAACGCTAAAAGCTTCAAACTTATGCCTTTGAAAATGTCCATATCATCGACCCCGAGTAACACGGTTCGACCTCGAAACTGATCTCGTAACTCCGAAACTTTGGACTCGGTTTCCGGTAAATCGAGAACTTTTCGAAGCTGTTTCAAATGAATCCCGACTGGTAAAATCTTGATGCTTACGGTCCGCCCATAGTATTCGAGCCCGATATAACCTCTTTTCGATTGATAAGATAAACCGAGCATCCTACTACAACACGCAAGAAAATGTCGTGCGTAATCGAAAGTATGAAACCCAATGAGATCGGAATTCAAAAGGGCTCGTAGAAGATCGTCTCTTACGGGAAGGGTCCGGTATATCTCGGAGGATGGGAACGGGCTATGGAGAAAGAACCCGAGTTTGACCCGATTAAACCGTTTTCTTAAAAAGGTTggtaaaaccatcaaatggtagtCATGTACCCAAACAAAGTCGTTATCGGGGCTAATCACTTCCATTACTTTATCCGCAAAGATTTTGTTGACCGAGACGTATGCTTGCCACAGAGACCGGTCAAACCGGCCACCGAGGTCCGGTGATAACGGAAGCATGTAGTGAAACACTGGCCACAAGTGTTGTTTACAGAACCCATGATAGTATTTGCTAAAAAGCTCAGGAGGTATAAACGCAGGCACACAGTTAAACTTTTCGAGCAAACGTTGGGCCACATCGTCTTGATCTTTCGGGTCGATTTCTTCTCGAAGACAACCGACATATGTGATTTCGACATCTTCCCCGAGCCCGTCTCGGAGTTGTAAAAGGAGGGAATCTTCATCCCAACCGAAGTTCCAACTCCCGTCGGGCCCTTTGTGGGCCCAGAGCGGGAGTTGGTTTCCTACGATGATCATCCGTTCTTGACAAATGGATGATGGGGCATCAGAACTAAAACCTTCATCGTCTAGTTCCGATAATACCCCTGGCACGGTTGCCACACGAGATAGCTTTTTCGCGGATCGACTAAAACCCGATGATGGTAATGGTGCTTCACCGGAAGCGAGTTCGAAGAGATTAGTGTAAGACCTCGACATCATTGTCGACGGATTTGAGCGTATTTCGATAGctaaattctacaaaagaacacaTGAATCATGAATGGTAATACAATGAGAACAAATCAATAGATGCATAACATGTAACTGAAGATCAACAGTCACTATACAAGCATAAATTCCCAACTTGTGcctacaaaaaattaaaaatttagcATTAACAAATTAAGAATCTTTTATTCAAAATATCAAATTCCCAGAAGCtaaatatgttaaaaaaaaaaaaaaaaaaaaaaaaaaaaaaaaaaaaaaaaccctaaaatttctcAGAGTATTAACACTCAACAAACCCTAATTCAAGATTAAATTTTTACATACCTATGAACTAaaaatcttaaacttttcaaTAGAAACcacttgaaattaaaaaaaaaaaaatttttttgatttttccaATAACAAACAAGATCAAATTATATCTGTCAATATATTTAAGCAAGAACCCTAAAAAAACAAGCATATGAACATACAGGTTATATGCAAAGTTATACAAGTCATCTACTCAAAAATCTTGATGAAAAAATCAAATCTTTTTCACAAAAAAGATGGTACAAACCTTTAAAGTTGCTCAAAGTGCTGCCATTTTCAGTGAAGAAGTAAAGATTCCAAATGTGCTGCAAGAAAAAAAGTTTGAAGCTTGATGTTGAAAACAGAACCcacaaaataaaataattttttttttttaaggaaaaGTTGATTAGATCAATGGTAGTGATGAAAGAAGAGAAAGATTACATTTGAATCATTTGATTTAGAGAATAAGTAACAACACTTGGGTGAACTATATCAAAGATTCCaactttaattatatatatataaaaatattaaag
The Helianthus annuus cultivar XRQ/B chromosome 6, HanXRQr2.0-SUNRISE, whole genome shotgun sequence genome window above contains:
- the LOC110864568 gene encoding pentatricopeptide repeat-containing protein At1g62350, which gives rise to MITMFNYSRTVLVRRALQSTRWSNMNTISNPVRFNHTNSTSLSIWRRKKEMGKEGLIIAKELKRLESNPVRLDRYIKSNVSRLLKSDLVSVLFEFQRQDLVFLSMKLYEVVRKEIWYRPDMFFYRDMLMMLARNKKVDEVKRVWQDLKNEEVHFDQHTFGDIIRSFLDSGLPSEAMFIYDEMRRAPDPPLSLPYRVIMKGLLPYPELREKVKHDFLEVFPEMIIYDPPQDLFEDDYSSSSECNN
- the LOC110864569 gene encoding alpha,alpha-trehalose-phosphate synthase [UDP-forming] 5, with the translated sequence MMSRSYTNLFELASGEAPLPSSGFSRSAKKLSRVATVPGVLSELDDEGFSSDAPSSICQERMIIVGNQLPLWAHKGPDGSWNFGWDEDSLLLQLRDGLGEDVEITYVGCLREEIDPKDQDDVAQRLLEKFNCVPAFIPPELFSKYYHGFCKQHLWPVFHYMLPLSPDLGGRFDRSLWQAYVSVNKIFADKVMEVISPDNDFVWVHDYHLMVLPTFLRKRFNRVKLGFFLHSPFPSSEIYRTLPVRDDLLRALLNSDLIGFHTFDYARHFLACCSRMLGLSYQSKRGYIGLEYYGRTVSIKILPVGIHLKQLRKVLDLPETESKVSELRDQFRGRTVLLGVDDMDIFKGISLKLLAFENLLMQHPDKRGKVVLVQVANPARGRGRDVLEVQSETHTTRERINKKFGQPGYEPVILIDSPLQFYERIAYYVISECCLVTAVRDGMNLIPYEYVISRQGNDKLNEALGVNPAIPKKSMLVVSEFIGCSPSLSGAIRVNPWNIDAVAEAMDSALGFAEPEKQMRHEKHYRYVSTHDVAYWARSFWQDLERSCRDHVRRRCWGIGFGLGFRVVALDPNFRKLSIEHIVSAYKRTKKRAILLDYDGTMTLQNSISTGPSLEVIRTVNSLCRDPKNVVFVVSGKDRATLTKWFSSCDELGVAAEHGYFLRESKNSEWETCIAVPDFYWKQIAEPVMKLYTETTDGSAIEAKESGLVWNYQYADPDFGSCQAKELLDHLESVLANEPVTVKSGHNIVEVKPQGINKGLVADRLLTTMKQRGMLPDFVLCIGDDKSDEDMFEAITRAVSGPALSPVAEVFACTVGRKPSKARYFLEDTTEILRMLQGLSAASEMHSLKNVSKSFQKVVIE